TGAACGCTGAAAAGTTCGGCTTCACGGGCCCGCAGATCGCCGAGCGCGTCCTGCGTTTCGTCGGCGCCGCTTGAGCCGTGCGGCGTAGCGGCCCGATCGAACCCTTCCGCATCCCCGCGCGCGACGTCCGTCTCCTCGGATATGCGCCCGCCGTGGCCCGGCGGGTCGCCACCCTGTCCGCCGGCCGCTTCGCAGCGAAGATGTTCCGCGGCGATCCGTCCCCGTGGACTTCTGATCCCGCTGCACGCCGCATCGTCAAGAACCGGCTCGGCTGGCTGCGGTCCCCGCAGGAGATGCTGCGCGAGGTCCCGCGACTCGAGGCGTTCGCCGCGAGCGCCCGCGGCGACGGCATGCGCCACGCCGTCCTCCTCGGCATGGGCGGGTCGAGCCTGTGCGTCGAGGTCTTCCGGCGGGTCTTCCCGCCGCCCGCGGGATTTCCCGAAATCATCGTCCTCGATTCGACCGTCCCCGGGGCGGTGCGCCGCGTCGAGTCGGACATCGACCCGGCGAGGACCCTCTTCGTGGTCAGCAGCAAGTCGGGGACGACGGGGGAGACCCTGGCCCTGCAGTCGTACTTCTGGGAGAAGATGCGCCGGCTGCGCGGCGACCTGGCGGGCCGGCACTTCGTGGCGATCACCGATCCCGGCACGCCCCTGTCGGCCGAGGCGTCGGCGCGCGCCTATCGCGCCACGTTCCACAACCCCCCCGACATCGGGGGGCGCTACTCGGCGCTGTCCTATTTCGGCCTCCTGCCGGCGGCGCTGGGCGGCGCCGACATCGCCGCGATCCTCAGGTCCGCGCTCCTGATGCTCGATGCCTGCGGGCCGGCCGCGGCGGCCTCGGACAACCCCGGTCTGATGCTCGGCGCTGCGCTCGGTGTGCTGGCGCGCCGGGGGCGCGACAAGGTCGTCCTGGCCGTGGACCCGGGGCTGAGACCGTTCGGGCTCTGGATCGAACAGCTCCTCGCCGAGAGCACCGGCAAGGAGGGACGGGGTCTCGTCCCGGTCGAAGCCCCCGCCTCACCGGCCGACGCCCGGGCGACGCTCCTCGGACCGGATCGCGTCGCGGTCGTCATGACCCTCGGGAGGAAATCCACGGCCGGTCCGCCCGCGGGGCGCGGCGGGGCCAGGACACCGACGGTCGTCCTGCGGCTGCGCGATCGTTTCGATCTGGGCGCCGCGATGGTGCAGTGGGAGATCGCGACGGCGGTGGCCGGCGCGGTCCTCGGCGTGAACCCGTTCGACGAGCCGAACGTCGCCGAAAGCAAGACGAACACCGCGGCGGCGCTCGCGGAGTTCGACGCGACGGGCGGCCTGCGCGAGGAGGAGCCGGCCCTGGCCGAGGGGCGCGCGCGCGTCTTCCTGGGGGGGATCAAGCTGCCCTCGCGCGGGCCGGCGACTCTCTCCGCCGCCGTCGGCTCGCTCCTGGGCCGAAGACGACGCGGCGACTACATGGCCGTCCTGGCGTTCGTCGACCCCGGAAGCCGCTCTCCGCGCGCGGCCCTCGAGACGATCCGATCCCTCCTTCTGGAGGCCACCGGCTGCGCGGTGACGCTCGGTTACGGCCCGCGCTACCTCCACTCGACCGGCCAGCTCCACAAGGGGGGGCCCAACCGGGGCCTGTTCATCCAGATCGTCCCGGACGACACGATGGTCCTGCCGATTCCTGGCACGCCGCACGATTTCGAAACGTTCAAGCAGGCGCAGGGGCTCGGGGATTACCTGTCGCTGAAGCGGCGTGGTCGCCGCATCGTG
This DNA window, taken from Candidatus Dormiibacterota bacterium, encodes the following:
- a CDS encoding glucose-6-phosphate isomerase, encoding MRRSGPIEPFRIPARDVRLLGYAPAVARRVATLSAGRFAAKMFRGDPSPWTSDPAARRIVKNRLGWLRSPQEMLREVPRLEAFAASARGDGMRHAVLLGMGGSSLCVEVFRRVFPPPAGFPEIIVLDSTVPGAVRRVESDIDPARTLFVVSSKSGTTGETLALQSYFWEKMRRLRGDLAGRHFVAITDPGTPLSAEASARAYRATFHNPPDIGGRYSALSYFGLLPAALGGADIAAILRSALLMLDACGPAAAASDNPGLMLGAALGVLARRGRDKVVLAVDPGLRPFGLWIEQLLAESTGKEGRGLVPVEAPASPADARATLLGPDRVAVVMTLGRKSTAGPPAGRGGARTPTVVLRLRDRFDLGAAMVQWEIATAVAGAVLGVNPFDEPNVAESKTNTAAALAEFDATGGLREEEPALAEGRARVFLGGIKLPSRGPATLSAAVGSLLGRRRRGDYMAVLAFVDPGSRSPRAALETIRSLLLEATGCAVTLGYGPRYLHSTGQLHKGGPNRGLFIQIVPDDTMVLPIPGTPHDFETFKQAQGLGDYLSLKRRGRRIVRLCSPDDAAGALRTLVAALRAARAVSRRVRRTRT